In Temnothorax longispinosus isolate EJ_2023e chromosome 10, Tlon_JGU_v1, whole genome shotgun sequence, a single window of DNA contains:
- the LOC139820140 gene encoding putative odorant receptor 85d yields the protein MVDLDTYYVPIFIHSAICDFSYTVLLVVFDVLYLTLVEYCCGLFAALRYRLETALVLKNDRLTMTTAKDKSYANIAYSIRRHTETMQFVAVIESVYSLPLFIHIGLTVLILSVLGYQVITNTENINRLLKPTAYLNGLLINVFFENWQGQKIIDSSEKVFKSAYNSEWYNMPIAARKLLIMMMIRSERPSILRMGKIIVLSYVTFNTVLRTSSSYFMLLRSL from the exons ATGGTTGATCTAGACACATATTACGTTCCAATTTTTATACACAGCGCCATATGCGATTTTTCTTACACAGTCTTACTAGTAGTATTCGATGTTCTGTATCTAACACTTGTCGAATACTGCTGCGGTTTGTTCGCGGCTTTGAG ATACCGGTTGGAAACCGCGTTAGTCCTCAAAAACGACAGATTGACGATGACGACTGCAAAAGATAAATCTTATGCGAATATCGCGTACAGTATTCGCAGACACACGGAAACGATGCA atttgTTGCCGTCATAGAATCAGTATATAGCTTACCTCTCTTTATACATATTGGACTGACCGTACTTATTTTAAGTGTCCTGGGATATCAG GTGATAACCAacacagaaaatattaatcgcCTTTTAAAACCCACTGCTTATCTAAACGGacttttaattaacgttttCTTCGAAAACTGGCAGGGTCAGAAAATCATAGATTCCAGCGAGAAAGTGTTTAAATCTGC GTATAATTCAGAGTGGTACAATATGCCAATAGCAGCGAGGAAGCTTCTtataatgatgatgataagAAGTGAGAGGCCATCAATACTAAGAATGGGTAAAATCATTGTACTGTCATATGTAACTTTCAATACG gTGTTGCGTACATCATCGTCATACTTCATGTTGCTACGGTCtttgtaa
- the LOC139820374 gene encoding uncharacterized protein — protein MTGEFYVQHLSEESKTDTMLVIDKEGPLKTPGLLWNSTEDCLQYEIQISNAQIITKRVLLSKIAQVFDPLGLIAPLLINGKIIMQRLWQQDLEWDRPVPKELLAEWEANIAPARVSEKFDVFEFCDASEKAFGACLYAVSVNGEGKVSSHLICSKSRVAPLKTISLPRLELEAALLLARLNETTRKSFGNSIGETTLSSDSTIVLGWIKLQPNKLKTFVINRVSRIEDLTEGIAWNHVPSEENPTDMLSRGVSADTLAVNRLWWHGPHWLMSNHRRSERLKKPEENLPKLKTATNVKDKRIKGHTEENFKVWKTQESYSLLFEIQSKLQWSQ, from the exons ATGACCGGCGAGTTCTACGTACAGCATCTATCCGAAGAAAGCAAAACGGACACGATGCTCGTCATCGACAAAGAAGGACCCTTAAAGACTCCTGGATTGCTGTGGAATTCTACCGAGGATTGCCTACAGTACGAGATTCAGATCTCAAACGCTCAGATTATTACAAAGCGCGTTTTATTGTCTAAAATCGCTCAAGTCTTTGATCCCTTAGGACTCATAGCACCATTGCTAATTAACGGCAAAATCATCATGCAGCGACTTTGGCAACAAGACCTCGAGTGGGACCGACCGGTTCCAAAAGAGCTTCTAGCTGAATGGGAAGC AAACATTGCTCCAGCACGCGTATCAGAGAAATTCGATGTGTTTGAATTTTGCGACGCTTCAGAGAAAGCTTTTGGAGCGTGTCTCTACGCAGTAAGTGTCAACGGTGAAGGCAAAGTTAGCTCACATCTTATCTGCTCAAAGTCAAGGGTAGCTCCTTTAAAAACGATCTCACTGCCTAGGTTAGAACTTGAGGCAGCCCTTCTGCTTGCTAGGTTAAACGAGACAACAAGAAAATCATTTGGTAACAGCATCGGAGAAACTACGCTGTCGAGCGATAGCACTATTGTGCTAGGGTGGATTAAACTTCAGCCCAATAAACTTAAGACTTTTGTAATTAACCGAGTATCAAGAATAGAAGATTTGACAGAAGGAATTGCTTGGAATCATGTGCCTTCTGAAGAAAACCCAACTGACATGTTGTCGAGGGGTGTTAGCGCAGATACACTGGCAGTCAATCGACTTTGGTGGCACGGACCGCATTGGCTCATGAGTAATCATCGAAGATCCGAGAGATTGAAGAAACCAGAAGAAAACTTACCCAAACTAAAGACGGCGACGAACGTTAAAGATAAGCGAATCAAAGGACATACTGAGGAGAATTTCAAAGTATGGAAAACTCAAGAGAGTTATAGCTTATTGTTTGAGATTCAAAGTAAATTGCAGTGGAGTCAATAA